The following nucleotide sequence is from Vitis vinifera cultivar Pinot Noir 40024 chromosome 14, ASM3070453v1.
TGAAAGCTTCAAAAGCTTCAAAGAAATAGCTATAAGCAGTTTTATAATCTTTTTCTTCTGCATGAAGAATCCCACTCTGCAAATCTATAGTACCCTGTTGAGCAGGAGGTACATAAATAGCATTGGCTGCTGTTCTTGCCGCTGTAAGGGCAGCCTTGGCTTTTGGGAGGTTTCTCAGAGAAAAGTGGAGTTTGCTCTCCAACAAATCTATGTCCACAAGAAGAAGCTTGTCATCCAGTCTCCTGACCTCCTTGATTAAACCAGACAGCAGTGTTAATGCTTCTGAATACTCCTTGCTTTCCATCAAGAGAGCCGCAAGTCTTGCCTCAACTCGTTGCCGCAGGAAAGTTCGCTTCTCAGCCCGTGTCCAAGCCACCATTTCTTTGCAAAGAGAAATCTGGAGATCAGATGTGTTTGGAATTTTAGCTACAGCATCAATTATCCCACGGACAATTTTTGCAGTTTTTGCCTTTGGGATCAAGGAGAAAAAGGGCCTCAACTGGGTCAGAAGACTTCGAAGCTCCTCTGCCCGGCTCTCTTGCCTAAGAAGATCAGAGAGATTCGTGATTGCCTGTTCTTTTATCCGCAGGGACTCAGAGGAAGATGAAGGGTTGTCAATAACACGGTAAAGGATAGAGATGGCTTCAGAAGGGGTTTTCGCTTCTAAAGCCTGAGCAATTGACTCAGTAGTTGCTGGGAGATACGATGAAGTCATGGTCACTGATTTGAAAAATGCAAATCTGCCAAATGAAAACAATTGTGCCAGTTTAGTATAAAGAAACTTGCATCAAGCATTAAATAAACCAACTTTTgtgttaaagaaaaaagaaaaacaaaagaaaaaaataataataattagagaACTGTTGTCCCATGCAGTTGTCAACTAGTTAACAAAACAAATATCTGTTAGTTGCTGCTGCTAAAACCTTTCGTTAGCTTCTAAATATCTATTCTAATATGGGTGATATATGGAGTCTCAAGATGAAACATTACACCAAACACTATCACTATCATTGTGAATTGAAAGAGAAAGCTCTCAATTAGGCTGCTCTGCCATAATCCATTAGAAtctaagttatatatatatgtaagaaAATGAATTATATTTCATCCCTTGAGATAAACATTTTCAAGGCAATTCACAGTTTTATATAACCAGGGTTAATACATATAGTCCCTTCTGCCCTCCATGAGCATTCCACATTGTttatattctaaaatttcaGTTTATCCATAGATAAAATTTATGGTCATAAATCCATCGTTTCTTCTGCTTTTTTGGGGCTATGTGGGGGCAGGGGAAGAGAAATTTGGCAGTTAGACAAGTTTAACTGATAGTCCAGTACCAACAAACACCTGTCTGATATCAGCCAGTACAATGACAAGGTCACGCAACATCTTTGGGCTTCTCGTGCAAGATGACATTGTTTATCAGATGAA
It contains:
- the LOC100260524 gene encoding 26S proteasome non-ATPase regulatory subunit 11 homolog, with the translated sequence MTSSYLPATTESIAQALEAKTPSEAISILYRVIDNPSSSSESLRIKEQAITNLSDLLRQESRAEELRSLLTQLRPFFSLIPKAKTAKIVRGIIDAVAKIPNTSDLQISLCKEMVAWTRAEKRTFLRQRVEARLAALLMESKEYSEALTLLSGLIKEVRRLDDKLLLVDIDLLESKLHFSLRNLPKAKAALTAARTAANAIYVPPAQQGTIDLQSGILHAEEKDYKTAYSYFFEAFEAFNALEEPRAVFSLKYMLLCKIMVSQADDVAGIISSKAGLQYVGPELDAMKAVADAHAKRSLKLFETALRNYKAQLEEDPIVHRHLSSLYDTLLEQNLCRLIEPFSRVEIAHIAELIELPVDHVEKKLSQMILDKKFAGTLDQGAGCLIIFEDPKTDAIYPATLETISNIGKVVDSLYVRSAKIMA